The Ursus arctos isolate Adak ecotype North America chromosome X, UrsArc2.0, whole genome shotgun sequence genome includes the window AGAGATTTTGGAAAGCAGACCATGCAAATCTCTAAGCTCACAATAAACTGTGAATTGCAGAGGCATACctccctcccaacacacacacacacacacacacacacacacacacacacacacacacggtgtgAACTTGATCTCTAGCTTGCTGTTCTGGCATAATAGGTTTCTGTTATTTAACACAGAGGTGTGAATGCAACACCCCCCTTTAGTAAGTGAAACTTTCTACACCAGTGAAGCAGGAACAAATACCCATGTCTATAAAATACAAAAGTGGAAGTGTGATTTGGGTGGGTGTGAGATGTTCTCAGTTCTTGGAATTGTAGTGCACTTGATGAATCTTCCCTTGGTTTCTCACAGTTTTTGCATGGATAATAGATAATAGTAGAAACATTGCCAATAACGAAGTCAAAGTGGGTGTTGAGGAAAGATGGGTAGTATATGTGGGGACAGGTGTTTAGTTATATTATAATAGCCCACCTAGAGTAATCCTAGTATTATAAGATTTTAAGGTCCTACTATTAGATTAGAAAGGTTCTTCTGTAGTGTGCCCTCCAGATGTCATAAGCCCCATTCTTTAAGTAGTCCTTCCTAAGCAGAGAGAAGGTGGTGTAGTGAAAATTGCATAGActttggagaaaataaagcatAATAGTTATCCCATTTCtactattttctaggtctgttaCCCCAGAAAATTTACTGcatctctctgaacttcagttatCTCATCTGCAGTACAAGAGTAAGAATAGTACCTACCTCTGATGATGGCTATGAGAATGAAATTAGATAATGCATGAGAAAAATTTCATTGCAGATTCTGGGGTGCACTGCTGATAGTCATACCATGATAATTATTTCCTCATTTCACCTGTGAACAACCCTCCACCTTCTATTCAAAGTCATACATACAGAAGCAAGATGATTGCATGACTTTTTAAGACATAACACAAGCCAAGTAGCAAGGATGAGATATTAGGGGAGGGAAAGTGAGAGTACTCTTTAGAATACGGTAGCTCAGAATGTTGACTTCTTTATATGTGAATTAATCATCTGGGGTTCTGTTTTCAATTCACATTTCTGTTCCCTGGAATAGCACTTAACATGCTATAGGAAGTCATTCTGCTACTTAGGAGGAGACTCTAAAAGCAAACCACTCCTTTGTTTTGtaaaattacttaaaacaaaacaaaacaaaaacaattaaaacaacaaaagtgTTATTTCCTCCTAAAGAACAACCTCACTATGGTATTCCGCTTTTAGCCCTAAATGCAGTAAACATTCTTGCAATATGAACAGAGGCTATGTTTGTAAAAtttgttttggggaggaagacaaATGAAGAGAAGGGTGTTTATAAGGATTAGGCACCTTGTACTTCCATTTGAAGTCCTACATCTTCTGTTTAGTAGCTTTGTGGACTTAAATAAACCTCTCTTTTGGCATTACTTCTACATGTATTATGTGAAGGctgaattaaatgattttttaaaggttctttCCAGTCTAAAATTCTACAAGAGtgtgaaagtaaaataatgaagttgTTATTATTTGCAGGCAGCCTGTGTAAATCCATGACCAGACCATGAGAAGTCCTAAAGATTACTTTATATTCCCCATGTcctatatttattacataataaaaaccacactaaagcataaaataagattaaggacattcatatttcttttcttcttatgataatattttaatgaaaaaaacattaaGCTCTAAGTTGTTTccaaaaaatgattttgtggCCTATTTTACTGGTTCCCTAATCAATGTTTACTGTGACCACTGGATAAATCTGCCATGTCCATGATGTCACACTAGAACAGAATTCTTAGGCAGAAAATTAGTCTCTTTCCTTTCAGATCACTAAGGGGAGTTCCTAGTTCAGATTCTGAATTCCTGTATTAATGATGTTTTTCATGTAAATTGAAATAAGACCTaagcagaggggggtggggacaaTGTGCATGAGAACCGCTTATGCTATTGCGATAGTATGATAAGAAGGTAGTGTTCCCAAGTCCTGAAACTCAGCTAGTATACTGGCAATGCAGGCTAAAGATGCAGGGCCATTTTCCAAGTGCTGTAGTACGGTAGGAAGTCAGAACccaaaggaggagaaagggatgtAAAAGGTGAAGTTGGATTTCTATCCCTGCAATTGTAAATGAGCAGGGCTTGGGGCAAGAAAAATTTGGATGCAGAAGGAACAGACTGAAATGCGATACCCTTTTTGTTGTGGTAAGAAAAATTTAGCTAAATATTTCAGGACATCCTTGCCTACAAGACACAACTTAGACAATTTGGGAGGGCAGTTGGGGGACAATTCCATGCTTTCCTGATTGATTAGGTGACCTTGGATCAGTACTATATATTCCTTGAGCATCTACTTCTTCATCTGAAATAAAGGTCTTATCTAATtctaatattctgtttctttaagtATAAAAAGGAATCTGGGTGTCGCCTATAGAACTGGTTAGTcattatactctttttttttctttgattaagCAGGGATTATAACTCCACGGCTTACCTTGATGAGTATACTGAAATATTCAAGATGGGTAGCAACAGTACCAGCAATAATGAGACTGAGTGCAATGCTACTGTTGTGACATTTCAGAACACCCTCTATGCAGCCACCTACATCCTCATATTCATCCCTGGTCTTCTGGCCAACAGTGCAGCCTTGTGGGTTCTGTGCCGCTTcatcagcaagaaaaataaagccatcatTTTCATGATCAACCTCTCTGTGGCTGACCTTGCTCACGTGCTGTCCTTACCCCTCCGGATTTACTATTACATCAGCCACCACTGGCCCTTCCAGAAGGCCCTTTGCCTGCTGTGCTTCTACCTGAAGTATCTCAACATGTATGCCAGCATTTGTTTCCTGACGTGCATCAGCCTTCAGAGATGTTTCTTTCTCCTCAAGCCCTTTAGGGCCAGAAACTGGAAGCGTAGGTACGATGTGGGCATCAGTGCTGCCATCTGGATCATCGTGGGAACTGCCTGCTTGCCATTTCCCCTTCTGAGAAGCACCTACTTAGACAACAACAATGAGTCCTGTTTTGCTGATCTTGGTTATAAGAAAATGAATGCAGTGGCTTTGGTTGGAATGATTACAGTTGCTGAGCTGGCAGGATTTGTGGTCCCAGTAGTAATCATTGCATGGTGTACTTGGAAAACTACTATATCCTTGAGACAGCCACCAATGGCTTTCCAAGGAATCAGTGAGAGGCAGAAAGCACTGAGGATGGTTTTTATGTGTGCTGCAGTCTTTTTCATCTGCTTCACTCCTTAtcatattaactttattttttacactATGGTGAAGGAAACCATCATTAGTAGTTGCCCCATTGTTCAAAGCACACTGTATTTCCACCCTTTTTGTCTATGCCTTGCAAGTCTCTGCTGTCTTTTGGATCCAATTCTCTATTATTTCATGGCCTCAGAGTTTCGTGACCAGCTATCTCGCCATGGAAGCTCTGTGACCCGTTCCCGCCTTATGAGCAGGGAGAGTGGTTCATCAATGAttagccaaaaataaaataactcttcAATTATGACTTTATGTTTCCTAGCTTTCCCCGAAGGACAGAATGACCACCCAGACAATTTGTTTAATGGAAATTAAGGAACAATGGAAGTCTTCTTGTGTGATAGTTGTGGTCACAGGGATATAGTGGGGGTGACAGTGTGTAAGAAATGTGGGAGAGGTAGGAAACATAGAATTTGCCTGTTTCCTCTTTGAAATTCAAGATACTTTGACCTAGCTCAAGTTTTTACAGATGTTTTCAACCAAATGAAAATTGGATATTTTACCTTAAACATTTCTTTAGTAAATATATTGTTACTAAGatacaataaatacatgaatcttTTTCCAAACTGTGAAAGTAAGTCTCTTTTATATGAAGACTTTTAtttgtgaatgagaataaaattcTTCAGTCTTTCTAAGAGATAAATGCACAGGCAAGGGGGAGTGACAATTGAAGTAATGTATGCATAAATTTCAGAGCCACTAACCTATTACTGAATAAAGGGCATGGAAATTTGTTCATTCACTGAAAATGTATTGGATGCCTATTGTATTCTGGGTTATCAATTTCTTGGGTACTTTCACAATATAGCAAGCATCTCATCTGGCCCTTCTAATAAACTTGTGGAAGCTCCCAATACAAATGAGTAAGTAGAACCTCATAGAGGGAGAGTAACTTGCCTGACGATAAACAGTGGTGAGCTAAAATTTGTCCTGTATACACCACATATGCGTAAGTTATTCCTTCTATTTGTGTTGTTACTTTTACTAAGTCAATATTAAACTTGAAGAAACAGACCAAAGCTAAGTTGCATCAGACCAAGACCATTTCTACACAATTTGCTTGAGATTATCTGAAAAGTCTGGGTTATGGAAATGGAAGATCAGGCTTCTGGCTACAAAGTATCAAATGataaatatagtttttttttaatactgtccCAATCTACAGTTTAATGATCAGGGATATAGGAGACCCAAATAGTTCATTATACCTTACCAAACATATTTTAGGGTTTAATGTAGGTCACACAAAACCCATAAATAGATGAAAGAAAGCAAGCTATAAAGCTGACAGTTGTAGACGTTccttatatattgtggatactaaccccttattggatatatcattgcaaatatcttctcccattcagtaggctgcttttttgttttgttgatggttttcttcactgtgcaaaatctcttttattttgatatagtcccaagaggttttttttttttgtttttgtttctcttgacttaGTTGACATATCTAATATTGTTATGGGGGGCAAAAAAAATCTGAGAGATGAACATTCTgtgaaatttagatttttttggaGCTTGcccaacttctttctttttaaacattactAGACATCACTGAACAAATTTGTGTTTATTAAGAAAGCTCTATCAGCAGAGCTCACAGAATTTcattagaaacagaaaacattatCACATCATAAATGAATGGGAGAAAAACATGTGTCCCCCTTCTGGCAATctctttacctttatttttctagtGGCTATGTCTATTATTTCAGAGCCATTATGGGGGATTTGAATATAAGCAATCCTCAGCTTCTCAGTTTGGCATTTATGAAACTCAATACATCACTTTCATCACTTAtgctaaaaatttaaatagtacaGACACTTTGCAtgcaggaaggagaagggaagtggTTGTCTTCAGAATATCCATTTGGACAGAGTGgctgaggagaagaaaggagggaaaactaggacagagaaattaaaagaaagaacaaggttTCTAGGGAAGAAGAGAGCTCTGTAATTATGAATTAATGAAACTGGTTTTCTTGTGCTTTATTAACCTACATCTGAAATCACTGCTTAAAGAAGGTGTCCAGATATGATTGGAGTTAATGGAAGCATTATCAGAATGACTATCTAGAGGGCCCCACCCtaagaatataattttgaaataaaactatttgGAACTACATATCCTGCTGTTTGCAGAGAAAAGGTATTTCAGTTCTAAATACACCTACTTTGAAGTTGCTGCCTAGAGATGGTGCTTTGAACACAGGGTTTTTATATTAGTGAGCTAATTAATATATGTACTTTTCAATTGGCCACCATTAAAGTGGAATCTTTGGGCTTTTTTTGACATATAAATTCCTATtgcaatgagagagagagaaagatataaCATCAAAGAAAGTAATGGCTGGTTCTTGAATTTTAAAGGCTGGGATGCCTTATACAATGCTGGCAGAAAGATGATAATGTTTGATCTTATGAGATAACAGCTCAGTAAATCGGTGAGATTGCTTTAAGTTATTACAATGAACAATTTTATCACATATCTGTATGCTTATTACAGAAACATGATGCAAGACAAATAGGACAGAAAAATATATCTCCTTGAATCAGCTTTTCAAAAAGTCACcaaaaaaatctttgtatattTGCTTCCATATATTGCAAGTGGATTTGTCGAAATCCACTTAGATACCATTGGATACCATTCAGAATCTTATAATACTGACCAAAGACTCCTTAACCTGATAGTTtcagtaaaaggaaggaagaaattttgAGAGATAAAATAACTTTGTACAACAATCTATATGACCTTAAATGCAGTTTATGCATGATTGGTTATGTTGTTCACTTTTAGAAAGCTTTAAATACTAGCACAGAGTACAGATATAATACTTATCATAGATAAATGAATTATTCTTATGTAGCCTgtgatcatttctttaaaaatgtcaagcaCAATActcttatttgaaaatttaacttCCCTACTATAAAATTGCTACTATAAGTAAATTGGTTTTTCCTTacattcttttgcacattttaCAGCACTATAACTCACCATAAAAGTAAAGTTAGTGCTTATAATATAAACTTAAAACTACATTCCACTTTTAAGTAGTAAGTAGTTTAGGTGTCATATTAACTCTTTGGACCAAATACTAAGCCTTTAGGTGAATTACAAATTCAATATGTAATTACAAGTAAAAGTATGGTATTATCCTTTAAGAATCTGAAAGAGTTAATCTCCCAGGGTTCAAAATTTACCACACATGGACAATTAAGGTATTTTGAGAATTTTCAATGTACTGAATTGATGAAGTGGAAAGGGAACAACTGGTTTACAGAAACTGAATTTCAAACTGGCTACTATGGGGAAAGGAAGTAGCAAAATTCCAGTAGCTATTATTATAGACTAGCAGATTTCCTGATCTTCTGGAGTTGGATGTAGATTTCCATGACCTGAGAATTTCCATCTGAACTGAGTTTTACATGATGGCATGTTTTCAAGTTGTTGCCAAAGAGTAAGAGTAAGCATTCTTATTGGAAACCCTCATGAGTCaaaggtagaaagagaaaaaaagctgagaGGTGACTAATACTGAATACTATAGTTCGGTTAGAAATATACAGAGGAGCAGGAAGTAATGCAGTAAAATTTAGAGATCTGGTTCCAGTTCAAAGTGGCAACATTGGAGGAACCTGAAGTCACCTGCTCCCAAGGACATATCAAATCTGAAGCTATATATCGAATAATTTTCtatggggaaaacaaaaacaaaaataaaaactaaacactGGCAGAATGACccctttacattaaaaaatgagaaggaaaccaCATCAAAGCTGGTAAGGAAAGCTGAGATGCAATTTCACCATAAACTCCTCCCCTGGCTCAATGATCAACAATCTGGGTGGAGGGGATTCAAAATCTGGAGCTTCAACTTGAGGAGCAAAGTGTTTATATCCCATATTGGGCACCCCAGTTTTTAAGACTGATATGTGAGAGACAAGCCTCAAAAATGTCTGACTTTGAAGACCAACAAGCCTCAACCCCATGAGACCCACAGGGCTGTGGCAAACTGAGAAACAGCTCTTAAAGGCCTCCTTTGCACAGTCACTCATTTAGGGCTCAGTACAAAGCAGCCCCTTGAAAAGTGCCAAGACTTTATGTGAAATAGATTAATTTGCAAATTTTGAGGGTCAGATATCTGCTGAAATACTCTTAATACTCTTTAGGGACAGAGGCAAGCAGACAACATCTTCCTGCTCTCCCTCAGGCCTACTAAAGTCAGTGggtaccatcttttttttttcttactttccttattttcctttccctttttattttttaagtttctgttttttccttttttatttatttttacagcagTTTCTACCTTTGTACTCCTTCGTTACCTCACTGTAGCCAGTGGAAACAATTTTTGCACTCTTCTTCTGTCACACTCCAAAGCACTAGTATCTTCTGGAAGAAAGCTTCCACACATATTTGGTGCCCAAGTTTTTACATTTGGTGACCTCACTTTTGTGGCTGTTGCTTAAGGGATGTCTTTTGATCACCTTACTCTGGAGATGTAGGGGGCTTGCATAAAATATGTCCCATGGGACTGTAACAATTGAAGAGACAGTTTGTGGTATGCTACCACTACCAGGATACTGCACAGATTATCAGGTTGAAATACACACTTAGTCCTTCTGAGAAAGAGGACTATATGGGTGTGATCTTTACACTCCCCTGCCTTGCTCCAGCTCATTAGTATCTTACATAAAGGAGTTTATAACTTTTCTGGTGTCATGATTTTTGCAGCTGCTGCCAGAGAACACCTCTACATTGCCTGGCTTTGGTGGCTAGCAGGGCTTACACTCACTAGTCTTACAGAACTGTATCCAGTGGAGGAAGTGTTCTTTAACAACTACCACCCTGAGGGCATAGCAAGGGAAAACAGACCCAAGACCTCACTCTTTCTTTGAAAGAGTTTTAATTAGCTTATTATCATAGCTGCAGCCTGAACATCAGGTTTCTAATTAAGCATATATCTAAGGCCTGACTGTAAACCTTTCCTGAGACCTTAGAGTATGGCACTATTTTCATGCTCTTCCTTTGCTATGCTTCAGGGTGCCAGAATCTCTGAGGTGTGTTTAGTGTATCTGGTGCCCCAGGTTTTATGTATGGTGTCTTGGTTTTTGCAGCTGCCACCCAGGGGCTAACCCTTGAAtacctggctctggtggccagggaATCTTATGTTTCTGTCCCCCACAAGTCTGTAACAATCAGAAAGATCGTTCTTGGCAGGCTACTACCCCCAAGGCACTGCACAGGCAGGCAGCAGACTGGAATACACACCCAGCTATTCTGTGAAAGAGGCCTACTTGCTTGTCCTGGAACTTCAGTCTTAAGGGCAGGTTTAAGGTTTGACACACATCTAGGAGCTACTAAGTTGCTCTCAGAAAACATAGGCTGGGAACACTCTCATTGtgctgtccctctgcctcactACTGCTCATTGGCATCTCCCGGGATAGAGCATATAGTATTATGTAGAGGCCCAATTTTTGTGACTGCTGCTCAGGGAACAACTCTAGCCTGGCTCTGGTGTCCAATGGGGCTCAAACTTGCAGTCTTacaggactgtatatatttgcattcTTCAAAAACTGTTGCCTGAGGGTCTGGTTTCTAATCAGACTGAAGCTGGATGTTGATAGAGATCCTCCCCTTTGGGACACTGACATCTTGGCACACTCTCAACTACTaggagatattaaaaataaaataggctgcCTGGACAATCACAAAGGTCTGAAAGACAACCAATAGCTAGGGCAGAGTTGAACAATAAGGTTCATTTCCTATATGAGGCTAAGCCTTCACGGGAGGCAGAGGTGGCTGTTTCATCTAATGCATAGACCAAAACAGAgagtcaagaaaaatgaagaaaaagaggaacctgtttcaaatgaaagaaaaagataaaacccTGGGAGTAGGGGGGGAacttaatgaaacagagataagtaatttacttgataaagagttcaaagtaatgttTGTAAAGATTACTcactagggtgcctgggtggctcagttggttaaacatacagctcttgattttggctcaggtcatgatctcagagttgtgaaatcaagctccacatcaggctttatgctcagctcagagtctgtttgagattctctctctccctctccctctgtccctcctcctgctctctctctctcaaataaatatataaaatcttttttaaaaaagatgctcaatggggcacctgggtggctcagtcgttaagcgtcttcctttggcccagggtgtgatcccagggtcctgggattgagccccacattgggctccctgctccgctgggagcctgcttcttcctctcccactccttctgcttgtgttccttctctcac containing:
- the LOC113242151 gene encoding putative P2Y purinoceptor 10 — translated: MGSNSTSNNETECNATVVTFQNTLYAATYILIFIPGLLANSAALWVLCRFISKKNKAIIFMINLSVADLAHVLSLPLRIYYYISHHWPFQKALCLLCFYLKYLNMYASICFLTCISLQRCFFLLKPFRARNWKRRYDVGISAAIWIIVGTACLPFPLLRSTYLDNNNESCFADLGYKKMNAVALVGMITVAELAGFVVPVVIIAWCTWKTTISLRQPPMAFQGISERQKALRMVFMCAAVFFICFTPYHINFIFYTMVKETIISSCPIVQSTLYFHPFCLCLASLCCLLDPILYYFMASEFRDQLSRHGSSVTRSRLMSRESGSSMISQK